A window of the Apostichopus japonicus isolate 1M-3 chromosome 8, ASM3797524v1, whole genome shotgun sequence genome harbors these coding sequences:
- the LOC139972096 gene encoding uncharacterized protein codes for MACVGTLCKTSVGNTIQFLQRRQLESSASKQKRLSRQLLSDRMASAPGYLHSCSLVGHYGCVNAVEFSNKGGELLVSGGDDRRVLIWDLEKQLSSNKQPGPNACMKGEHNSNIFCLALDCENRRVFSGGNDDQVIVHDTERLDTVDVFSHEDAVYGLSPCPTDESAFASAGADGRILLWDLRQSTRDPFVLANYAHSFHAVVYHPLESRFLASANAKEGVALWDVRKPGTCLLRYSSAYTELNAMSVRFNIYGTKILALRRRLPPAIYNVSSPGPVIEFDHSGYYNSCTMKSCCFAGDRDQYILSGSDDFNLFLWKVPEPCEENENNHISEARLVLSGHRQIVNQVRYNYNKFLIASSGVEKVIKIWSPLKLPGMAGKTDSSRRMFTHQQYFDMMINSNSTLSHDYSHQSTQEDPHMLAFFDSLIQREVERSISSDSDDSDDISPASMFLDFVQNSDSESTESGRGDVHSASDDSDSSSDDERTYLTLTKGTYDQGVKTKQQTTKTIPKSPHFEMRTHHQPNTSSIPGSSKEVKRRESSSEDTSTSQSSGDVFIMKLKSKLFQKITRRRKRSKKVKEIPGKSRFKKSKQQEESDRLTNLRQRTAFCKVLKERMPESSDTDSDSNEVVDEVLKTLANSFNHRTDVARQRGAALRIKKLQIANEAQQLQRFQISDRGEASRAGSSVSGQHESEVRISNPEGSINGVGSHRTIDKEDTSHSHDSSIPKVNDSGQRSSCSDDLAPSSSSSHIGNQNKDNHFKKMKGSKKKNYRTKRKGSDS; via the exons ATGGCATGCGTTGGTACATTGTGTAAAACGTCTGTTGGAAACACAATACAGTTCTTACAAAGGAGACAATTAGAAAGCAGTGCTAGTAAGCAGAAAAGATTGTCTCGTCAGCTTTTGAGTGATCGTATGGCCAGTGCACCTGGATATCTCCATAGCTGCAGTTTAGTGGGACACTATGGATGTGTCAATGCCGTTGAATTCAGCAACAAAGGTGGTGAACTTCTGGTTTCAG GTGGAGACGATAGGAGAGTGCTCATTTGGGATTTGGAGAAGCAGCTTTCCTCTAATAAACAACCAGGCCCAAATGCATGCATGAAAGGAGAGCATAATTCCAACATCTTCTGCCTAGCATTAGACTGTGAAAATAGACGAGTATTTTCTGGAGGAAATGATGACCAGGTTATTGTTCATGACACAGAAAG GTTAGACACAGTTGATGTGTTTAGCCATGAAGATGCAGTCTATGGTTTATCACCCTGTCCTACTGATGAAAGTGCCTTTGCCAGTGCTGGTGCCGATGGCAGGATTCTCTTATGGGATCTCCGTCAGTCTACAAGAG ATCCCTTTGTCTTAGCTAATTATGCTCATTCATTTCATGCTGTAGTCTACCATCCTCTTGAATCTCGTTTTCTGGCCAGTGCTAATGCTAAAGAAGGGGTGGCTCTCTGGGATGTCAGAAAGCCAGGAAC ttgttTACTACGTTACAGTAGTGCTTACACAGAACTGAATGCTATGAGTGTACGATTCAACATTTACGGGACAAAGATTCTAGCTCTACGGCGAAGACTGCCCCCAGCTATCTATAATGTTAGCTCTCCGGGTCCTGTCATTGAATTTGATCATTCTGGTTATTACAACTCATGTACTATGAAGAGCTGCTGCTTTGCTGGGGATAGAGATCAG TACATTTTGTCCGGCTCAGATGACTTCAACTTGTTCCTTTGGAAAGTGCCAGAACCTTGTGAAGAAA ATGAAAACAATCATATCAGTGAAGCCAGGCTTGTGTTGTCCGGTCATCGCCAAATAGTGAACCAAGTTAGATATAACTATAACAAGTTCTTGATTGCTTCATCTGGTGTTGAGAAAGTCATTAAG ATATGGAGTCCATTGAAGCTACCAGGAATGGCAGGTAAAACAGACAGTAGCAGGAGAATGTTCACCCACCAACAATACTTTGATATGATGATTAACAGTAACTCTACCTTATCTCATGATTACTCGCACCAATCAACCCAGGAAGATCCTCACATGCTGGCATTCTTTGATTCACTGATCCAACGAGAGGTGGAACGCAGCATCAGCAGTGACTCTGATGACAGTGATGATATCAGTCCAGCTAGCATGTTTCTGGACTTTGTTCAGAACTCTGACAGTGAATCAACAGAATCTGGCCGAGGAGACGTTCATTCAGCAAGTGATGACTCAGATTCCAGCAGTGATGATGAAAGGACTTATCTAACATTGACAAAAGGAACTTATGATCAGGGTGTTAAGACCAAACAACAAACAACTAAAACAATCCCTAAATCACCTCACTTTGAGATGAGAACACACCACCAACCAAACACATCCTCAATTCCAGGCTCATCCAAAGAAGTCAAGAGGAGGGAGAGTAGTAGCGAAGATACCTCGACCAGTCAAAGCTCTGGTGATGTCTTCATCATGAAACTAAAGAGCAAACTATTCCAAAAAATCACAAGACGCAGAAAACGATCTAAGAAAGTCAAAGAAATTCCTGGCAAAAGTCGCTTCAAGAAGAGTAAGCAGCAAGAGGAGAGTGACCGCCTGACAAACCTTCGACAGAGGACAGCATTCTGTAAAGTGTTAAAGGAGAGAATGCCAGAGAGTAGTGATACTGATTCAGATTCTAATGAAGTCGTTGATGAAGTACTCAAGACTCTAGCAAATAGCTTCAACCACAGGACAGATGTAGCTAGACAAAGAGGGGCTGCTCTTAgaattaaaaaactacaaatagCTAATGAAGCTCAACAGCTGCAAAGATTTCAAATATCTGACAGAGGGGAAGCAAGTCGCGCCGGAAGTTCTGTTAGCGGTCAACATGAATCTGAAGTTAGAATTAGTAATCCAGAAGGAAGCATTAATGGTGTTGGTTCACATAGGACTATAGATAAGGAAGATACTAGTCACTCACATGATAGTAGTATACCTAAAGTGAATGactcaggtcaaaggtcatcttgTTCAGATGATCTAGCcccttcatcatcatcatcgcacATTGGTAATCAGAATAAAGACAATCATTTCAAGAAAATGAAAGggagcaagaaaaaaaattacagaacTAAAAGGAAAGGAAGCGATTCCTGA